The following are encoded in a window of Mustelus asterias unplaced genomic scaffold, sMusAst1.hap1.1 HAP1_SCAFFOLD_35, whole genome shotgun sequence genomic DNA:
- the LOC144482203 gene encoding uncharacterized protein LOC144482203: MTETAAAETAPPAALAQVKSPKKKKAAPRPAATGPKLGEQILTVVAGCSDRNGMSLAAIKKALAGSGVDVGKRVSQIRLTIKRKVETGSLVQTKGQGASGSFKLAQKESPGKMGKKVKKPTAKKSLVKKTASKKVTTKKAAAKKPAAKKPAAKKTPVKKSTVKKTSSKKAATPKKAVKKAALKKKTPVKKVTGGKSVKKEIAPNSFNKVFANSEKQMCVRMFLRKILAIESTVFRSEYY; this comes from the exons ATGACTGAAACTGCAGCCGCCGAAACGGCTCCTCCAGCCGCTCTCGCTCAAGTGAAGTCTCCCAAGAAGAAGAAGGCGGCTCCCCGACCTGCGGCAACCGGTCCCAAGTTGGGGGAGCAGATCCTCACGGTTGTGGCGGGATGCAGCGATCGCAATGGGATGTCCCTGGCCGCGataaagaaagctttggctggcagcggagtggatgtggggaagcgcgTCTCCCAGATCAGGTTAACTATCAAGAGGAAGGTGGAGACAGGGTCTCTGGTGCAGACAAAGGGACAGGGCGCCTCCGGCTCCTTCAAACTCGCTCAGAAGGAAAGCCcggggaaaatgggaaagaaggtGAAGAAACCAACAGCCAAGAAGTCTTTAGTGAAGAAAACAGCGTCCAAGAAGGTGACAACAAAGAAAGCagcagccaagaaacccgcagccaagaaacccgcagcaaagaaaactccagtgaagaaatcaacagtgaagaaaacaagcagcaagaaggcggcaactccaaaaaaggcggtgaagaaagcagccctgaagaaaaagactcctgtgaagaaggtgacgggcggaaagtctgtcaaaaaa GAGATTGCCCCAAACAGCTTCAATAAAGTGTTTGCAAACAGCGAGAAGCagatgtgtgtgaggatgttccTGAGGAAGATTCTTGCGATAGAATCGACTGTGTTTAGGTCGGAATATTACTGA
- the LOC144482349 gene encoding histone H4-like yields the protein MSGRGKGGKGLGKGGAKRHRKVLRDNIQGITKPAIRRLARRAGVKRISGLIYEETRGVLKVFLEKVIRDAVTYTEHAKRKTVTAMDVVYALKRQGRTLYGFGG from the coding sequence ATgtctggcagagggaaagggggcaaaGGACTGGGTAAAGGCGGCGCAAAGCGGCACCGCAAAGTGCTTCGTGATAATATCCAGGGCATCACCAAGCCAGCAATCCGCCGCCTCGCTCGCCGTGCCGGTGTCAAGCGGATCTCGGGTTTGATCTACGAGGAGACTCGCGGGGTGCTGAAGGTTTTCCTGGAGAAGGTAATCAGGGATGCGGTCACCTACACTGAACACGCCAAGCGCAAGACGGTCACTgccatggatgtggtgtacgCTCTGAAACGCCAGGGCCGCACTCTCTATGGATTCGGCGGCTGA
- the LOC144482204 gene encoding histone H3-like — MARTKQTARKSTGGKVPRKQLATKAARKSAPATGGVKKPHRYRPGTVALREIRRYQKSTELLIRKVPFQRLVREIAQDFKTDLRFQSSAVMALQEASEAYLVGLFEDTNLCAIHAKRVTIMPKDIQLARRIRGERAETPASAPSTTTALLRATKSTNERAAISC; from the coding sequence ATGGCCAGGACCAAGCAGACAGCGCGCAAATCGACCGGAGGGAAAGTTCCTCGCAAACAGCTGGCTACCAAAGCGGCCCGGAAGAGCGCTCCAGCCACGGGCGGAGTGAAGAAGCCTCATCGCTACAGACCCGGCACTGTGGCTCTGAGGGAGATCCGCCGCTACCAGAAATCCACCGAGCTGCTGATCCGCAAAGTGCCCTTCCAGCGCCTGGTGCGAGAGATCGCTCAGGACTTCAAGACAGACCTGCGCTTCCAGAGCTCGGCCGTCATGGCCCTGCAGGAGGCCAGCGAGGCTTACCTGGTGGGGCTCTTTGAGGACACCAACCTGTGCGCCATCCACGCCAAGCGAGTCACCATCATGCCTAAAGACATCCAGCTGGCCCGCCGCATCCGCGGGGAACGCGCCGAAACCCCGGCCTCAGCACCAAGTAcaacaacggctcttttaagagccaccaaATCGACAAATGAAAGAGCTGCGATCTCCTGTTAA